In the genome of Ignavibacteriales bacterium, one region contains:
- a CDS encoding cytochrome c, giving the protein MTKPQIWVSVFLALFILLFILQRAVSDKDSMTERSGMNNVPQSEDMSSAEVTPQQLMLKLGCTNCHGGDLKGTRLAPNLHGVGQFWSRDKLINYLRNPMAFMDSDRFKEYKQQYPGSIMPGFGNIDIKDLGRIADYLLTLQ; this is encoded by the coding sequence ATGACAAAACCTCAGATTTGGGTCTCAGTTTTTTTAGCGTTATTTATTTTATTGTTTATACTGCAGCGGGCTGTAAGTGATAAAGATTCGATGACTGAAAGAAGCGGAATGAACAATGTTCCGCAGTCAGAGGATATGTCATCCGCCGAAGTAACTCCGCAGCAGCTAATGCTGAAACTCGGATGTACAAACTGTCACGGCGGTGATTTAAAAGGAACACGTCTTGCGCCTAATTTGCACGGGGTTGGACAATTCTGGAGCAGAGATAAACTTATTAACTATTTGCGCAACCCGATGGCGTTTATGGACTCGGATAGATTTAAAGAATACAAACAACAATATCCCGGCTCAATAATGCCCGGCTTTGGTAATATTGATATTAAAGATCTTGGCAGAATTGCTGATTATCTTTTAACATTGCAGTAA
- a CDS encoding SIMPL domain-containing protein — translation MEIKNNSLMPMTVLGISFIVGVIIFVSAWRSDQSANQTITVTGSAKKEIVSDLGVLKGTISVQAYTADAAYKELQRQKPHLISYLESKGFKKDSIEFYTVNSYPVYEIGSSGYQTGNITGYNYSQRISIQSADVYKIKTISLEIPSLIEKGVNFNVEMPEYHYTKLAELKIEIQAAAAKDAMIRAQKIAEATDRDLGPMRNARMGVLQITPRLSNMISDYGVNDLSSIEKEITAVVNASFEIE, via the coding sequence ATGGAAATAAAAAACAATTCTTTAATGCCGATGACTGTGCTGGGTATAAGTTTTATTGTAGGAGTAATCATCTTTGTTAGTGCGTGGAGATCAGATCAAAGTGCAAACCAGACAATAACTGTAACAGGATCAGCAAAGAAAGAAATTGTATCCGACCTTGGTGTATTGAAAGGAACAATTTCAGTCCAGGCATATACAGCGGATGCGGCTTATAAAGAATTGCAGAGACAAAAGCCTCACCTGATTTCCTACCTTGAATCAAAAGGATTTAAAAAAGATTCAATAGAATTTTACACTGTGAACAGTTATCCTGTTTATGAAATCGGGTCGAGCGGGTACCAGACGGGAAATATAACCGGGTACAATTACAGCCAGAGAATTTCAATTCAGTCTGCGGATGTTTATAAGATAAAAACCATTTCACTTGAAATTCCCTCACTGATTGAAAAAGGTGTTAACTTTAATGTTGAAATGCCCGAGTATCATTACACAAAACTTGCTGAACTGAAAATTGAAATACAGGCAGCAGCCGCAAAGGACGCGATGATACGCGCACAAAAAATTGCGGAAGCAACTGACAGAGATTTAGGTCCTATGCGGAATGCAAGAATGGGTGTGTTACAGATAACACCAAGGTTATCAAACATGATCTCTGATTACGGCGTTAACGATCTTAGCTCAATTGAAAAAGAAATAACAGCAGTTGTTAATGCATCATTTGAAATTGAATAA
- a CDS encoding sigma-70 family RNA polymerase sigma factor, whose product MEQDNKLIRSVVETAKTGNKAALQQLYTVSVDRVYALLLRILPNDKDAENLTREILINSLHTVSKIQDDDIYSLWLTQNVIRTVLNKVENNELKINRKGLTIVEEPDEQRSGKRFVGNVALEESIHALPLNERIAFVLNELGGCSVMDIAGILNISYEDANDLLNVAKGLVIVDFNKRAGNTEEDFEYAEKFFRTKFVSLQKKINPANDLWQSVKTALDELRIKNTTEIEVKGVVRHFGDDSGREVKVVDKEEMKKKLEQKRILEEAKARVRSGSDNADKKPPLVKIMVGVIIFLLVLLIVFIMM is encoded by the coding sequence TTGGAACAAGACAACAAACTTATCAGGTCAGTCGTAGAGACTGCTAAAACAGGGAACAAAGCTGCGCTTCAGCAGTTATATACAGTTAGTGTCGATCGTGTGTACGCTTTACTTCTGCGTATTCTTCCGAATGATAAGGACGCTGAAAACCTTACCCGCGAAATATTAATTAACTCGCTTCACACAGTTTCAAAAATCCAGGATGATGATATTTATTCACTCTGGCTTACACAGAATGTTATCCGCACCGTTTTGAATAAAGTTGAAAACAATGAGCTGAAAATTAATCGTAAAGGTTTAACGATAGTAGAAGAACCGGATGAACAGCGAAGCGGAAAGAGGTTTGTCGGGAATGTCGCACTTGAGGAATCAATTCACGCACTTCCGCTGAATGAAAGAATAGCATTTGTACTGAATGAACTTGGCGGATGTTCTGTAATGGATATTGCCGGCATACTTAATATTAGTTATGAGGACGCTAATGATCTTCTTAATGTTGCAAAAGGATTGGTTATTGTTGATTTCAACAAACGTGCGGGCAACACGGAAGAGGACTTTGAATATGCCGAAAAATTTTTCCGGACTAAGTTTGTATCGTTACAGAAAAAAATAAATCCCGCTAATGATCTCTGGCAATCAGTAAAAACAGCATTGGATGAACTGCGGATTAAGAATACAACAGAGATAGAAGTGAAAGGTGTCGTACGGCACTTTGGCGATGATTCAGGCAGGGAAGTAAAAGTTGTTGATAAAGAAGAAATGAAAAAGAAACTTGAGCAGAAAAGAATTCTTGAAGAAGCAAAAGCAAGAGTCCGTTCAGGCTCAGATAATGCTGACAAAAAACCGCCGCTTGTTAAGATAATGGTAGGCGTTATAATTTTTCTTCTTGTTTTGTTGATAGTATTTATAATGATGTAG
- a CDS encoding right-handed parallel beta-helix repeat-containing protein, which translates to MKPNKFLLLFLSLYIVNCTLYITHAEVRYVSKTGSSTPPYTSWETAADSIQKAIDVSWIDDTIIVANGIYVEQITVNTSISLIGMSMDSTIIDGMNAVPYYVVHFPVDGSIENFNVIGNNSAAVIGIGTFNANIVIKNCRISNIEYGIDITLSTSLVENCIIKNCSEVNIRDECGNDSCQSVYKNNILLSKNASIAMYFSFGGYPTFTNNIVIEEGTTTWTGVDTYTKGLTLTNNIISGYRHTGMDLSSMPGGSQQAINNIVTNIIDNGFDGGAIMTGTGSQSTIQNNILTNSTTGIHRYNSTHVRSDYNQFWQVEELMRGQTFLGDSNIVADPMFVNDTIPNSQLDFDYHLQKYSPAIDKGNPNILDVDGSRSDIGIFGGPLGQKYTYMDLAPKPPRNLTASLDSGLVHLKWNKNTEADLFRYRVYRDTVPDFIYDPTKLIAVVADTFYYDDVPDRINSGNYYYKLTAIDTAVNQSAASEEVHVTITGIPEAPPVVVEHFRLLQNYPNPFNPSTTIPYRLKEGGYVKVMVYDIKGELVRVLVNQYQSAGYYEVEFSPNKTERKKAEGYVEFETGYYGNVASGIYLYRIEVIGEGQIPTFSDMKKMILLK; encoded by the coding sequence ATGAAACCAAATAAGTTTCTTCTTCTTTTCCTCTCCCTGTACATTGTAAATTGTACATTATACATTACCCACGCCGAAGTGCGCTACGTAAGCAAAACCGGCAGCAGCACACCACCTTACACGAGTTGGGAGACCGCGGCGGACAGCATACAGAAAGCTATTGATGTGAGTTGGATTGATGATACAATTATCGTCGCTAATGGTATTTATGTTGAACAGATAACTGTTAATACATCCATATCTCTAATAGGAATGAGTATGGATAGTACCATAATTGATGGTATGAATGCAGTGCCTTACTATGTCGTTCATTTTCCTGTAGATGGTAGCATAGAAAATTTTAATGTAATAGGAAATAATTCTGCTGCTGTTATTGGGATAGGAACATTTAACGCAAATATAGTAATCAAAAATTGTCGGATTAGTAATATTGAATATGGAATAGATATTACTCTGTCCACTTCTCTTGTCGAAAATTGCATCATTAAAAATTGTAGCGAAGTAAATATTCGTGATGAGTGTGGAAATGATAGCTGTCAATCGGTATATAAAAATAACATACTGCTTTCTAAAAATGCTTCTATAGCTATGTACTTTTCTTTTGGTGGCTACCCCACCTTTACAAATAACATTGTGATTGAGGAAGGAACAACTACCTGGACCGGGGTTGATACTTACACCAAAGGACTAACGTTAACAAACAATATCATTTCTGGTTACAGGCATACTGGAATGGATTTGTCATCTATGCCGGGAGGCAGCCAGCAGGCAATAAACAATATAGTCACAAATATTATTGACAATGGATTTGACGGCGGAGCCATAATGACAGGCACAGGAAGCCAGTCGACAATACAAAATAATATTCTAACTAATAGTACCACAGGAATTCATAGATACAACTCTACCCACGTTCGTTCAGACTATAATCAGTTCTGGCAGGTAGAGGAATTAATGAGAGGGCAGACATTTTTAGGCGACAGCAATATTGTAGCTGACCCAATGTTTGTGAATGATACCATACCAAATTCACAACTTGATTTCGATTATCATCTTCAGAAATATTCTCCAGCAATAGACAAAGGAAACCCAAACATCTTAGATGTTGACGGAAGCAGAAGCGACATAGGAATTTTCGGTGGACCTCTGGGACAGAAATACACCTATATGGATCTTGCGCCTAAACCTCCACGCAATCTAACCGCTTCACTCGACTCTGGACTTGTTCATCTTAAATGGAATAAAAACACAGAAGCGGATTTATTCCGTTACAGAGTTTACAGGGATACTGTTCCTGATTTCATTTATGACCCTACAAAATTAATAGCTGTTGTTGCAGATACATTTTATTATGATGATGTACCTGACAGGATAAACTCGGGAAATTATTATTACAAGCTTACAGCAATAGACACAGCAGTGAACCAGTCAGCAGCAAGTGAAGAAGTACACGTAACAATAACAGGCATACCGGAGGCTCCTCCGGTTGTGGTTGAGCATTTCAGGCTGCTTCAGAATTATCCAAATCCATTTAACCCGTCAACAACAATTCCATACAGATTAAAAGAAGGCGGCTATGTAAAGGTGATGGTTTATGATATAAAAGGAGAGCTTGTAAGAGTGTTGGTAAATCAATATCAAAGTGCCGGATATTATGAAGTAGAGTTCAGTCCTAATAAAACAGAAAGAAAAAAAGCAGAAGGATATGTAGAGTTTGAAACAGGTTACTATGGTAATGTAGCCAGCGGAATTTATTTATACAGGATAGAAGTAATAGGCGAAGGACAAATCCCAACATTTTCAGATATGAAAAAAATGATTTTGTTGAAATGA
- a CDS encoding PIG-L family deacetylase, producing MKILVVVAHPDDEVLGMGGALLKHQSNGDNIFVHILTNGESSRLNEVSGSKEFGNAIERRKAAAQEVSKVLAVKDLLIDNYDDQMLDTYPLISITKSIESFSKKIRPDIVYTHSNYDVNEDHRITFTAVLNAFRPAQNNYPSKILSAEIPSSTEWGYQGFFPNYFVNISDFLEKKIYLLSFYKNETRESPHPRSVDNIIINSKKWGSVIHCNAAEAFILIREVC from the coding sequence ATGAAAATTCTTGTTGTTGTAGCACATCCGGATGATGAAGTTTTAGGGATGGGCGGGGCATTATTAAAGCATCAGTCAAATGGAGATAACATTTTTGTTCACATACTCACAAACGGCGAATCATCAAGGTTAAATGAAGTTTCGGGTTCTAAAGAATTCGGGAATGCAATTGAAAGAAGAAAAGCTGCCGCACAAGAAGTGAGTAAGGTTCTTGCAGTCAAAGATTTATTGATTGATAATTATGATGATCAAATGCTTGATACTTATCCTCTCATCAGCATCACAAAATCAATAGAGAGTTTTTCAAAAAAAATTCGTCCGGACATAGTTTACACTCATTCAAACTACGATGTTAATGAAGATCACAGGATCACGTTCACAGCAGTATTAAACGCGTTCAGACCAGCTCAGAATAATTATCCGTCTAAAATACTAAGCGCGGAAATTCCTTCTTCTACTGAATGGGGCTATCAGGGTTTTTTCCCAAATTATTTTGTAAACATATCGGATTTTTTAGAAAAGAAAATTTACCTTCTCTCTTTTTACAAAAACGAAACCAGAGAATCACCTCACCCGCGCTCGGTGGATAATATTATAATTAATTCAAAAAAATGGGGCTCGGTCATTCATTGTAATGCGGCAGAAGCCTTCATACTAATCAGGGAAGTTTGTTAA
- a CDS encoding thioredoxin domain-containing protein, with protein sequence MKNPNRLINEKSPYLLQHAYNPVDWYAWNEEAFSKAQKEDKPVFLSIGYSTCHWCHVMEKESFEHDATAKIINDVFVPVKVDREERPDIDSIYMTVCQMLTGGGGWPLTIMMTPDKKPFFAGTYFPRSSRYGRPGLQEIIQRISDLWTNNRVEINRSTTEIFSVLTNVSSSRKKETLTEEILTKAYYDLAKSFDEENGGFGTAPKFPSPHTLLFLLRYYKRNKTEKALQIVEKTLAAMRLGGIYDHIGFGFSRYSTDSAWLVPHFEKMLYDQAMLVIAYTETYQLTKNEAYRKTAEEILEYVQRDMLSPEGGFYSAEDADSEGEEGKFYLWKADELKSLLSEEEYELAVKACHVSENGNWIDQVHGGLNGTNILHLKSELGEEEKEIAEEVRKRLFDHREKRIHPHKDDKILTDWNGLMISAFAKASQVFDNKEYYKVAKAAADFLLKNLKDKNGNLLHRYRLGESAISAMLDDYSFLINALIDLYETGFEFNYLSETIRLTDYSLKHFWDESSGGFFFTSDEAEKLLLRQKEFYDGAIPSGNSVFVLNLLRLARLTSKSEYEEKANQLTHSFSQLIDSNPASFAFTLTGLDFAFGPAYEIVISAPDEEKFSEMLRVLIQKYIPNKVIVKHSGKAESLMPYLKYFHKDENKTFAYVCKNYVCEIPADSPGKLISLLEQAP encoded by the coding sequence ATGAAAAATCCAAACCGGTTGATAAATGAAAAAAGTCCTTACCTGCTTCAGCATGCATATAATCCGGTTGACTGGTATGCCTGGAATGAGGAAGCATTTTCAAAAGCTCAGAAGGAGGACAAACCTGTATTTCTGTCAATCGGATATTCAACCTGCCACTGGTGTCATGTTATGGAGAAGGAATCTTTTGAACACGACGCAACCGCAAAAATTATTAATGATGTTTTTGTTCCCGTTAAAGTTGACAGGGAAGAACGCCCTGATATTGATTCTATTTATATGACAGTCTGCCAGATGCTTACAGGCGGCGGCGGCTGGCCTTTGACTATAATGATGACCCCGGACAAAAAACCTTTTTTTGCAGGAACATATTTTCCACGAAGCAGCAGGTACGGAAGACCCGGCTTGCAGGAGATCATTCAAAGAATTTCGGATTTGTGGACAAACAACAGGGTAGAAATTAACCGGTCAACAACAGAGATTTTTTCTGTCCTTACAAATGTAAGTTCATCTAGAAAAAAAGAAACATTAACGGAAGAGATTCTTACAAAAGCATATTATGATCTTGCTAAAAGTTTTGATGAAGAGAACGGCGGATTCGGAACAGCGCCAAAGTTTCCTTCACCGCACACACTTCTTTTTCTTTTAAGATATTACAAAAGAAATAAAACTGAAAAAGCACTTCAAATTGTTGAAAAGACTCTGGCAGCAATGAGGCTCGGAGGAATTTACGATCATATCGGTTTCGGATTCAGCAGATACTCAACTGACAGTGCATGGCTTGTTCCGCATTTTGAAAAGATGTTATATGACCAGGCAATGCTTGTTATTGCTTATACTGAAACGTACCAGTTGACAAAAAATGAAGCTTACAGAAAAACCGCTGAAGAAATTCTTGAGTATGTTCAAAGAGATATGCTTTCACCCGAAGGCGGATTTTATTCCGCCGAAGATGCTGACAGTGAAGGTGAAGAAGGTAAATTTTATTTATGGAAAGCGGATGAATTAAAATCGCTGCTAAGTGAAGAAGAATATGAATTGGCGGTTAAAGCATGTCATGTTTCTGAAAACGGAAACTGGATCGACCAGGTACACGGCGGGTTGAACGGAACAAATATTCTTCACCTGAAATCCGAACTTGGGGAAGAAGAAAAAGAAATTGCTGAAGAAGTAAGAAAAAGATTGTTTGATCACCGCGAGAAAAGAATTCATCCTCACAAAGACGATAAAATACTTACTGACTGGAACGGGTTGATGATTTCCGCATTCGCAAAAGCATCACAGGTTTTTGACAACAAAGAATATTACAAAGTAGCTAAAGCTGCCGCTGACTTTTTGCTGAAAAATCTGAAAGACAAAAACGGAAATCTTCTTCATCGTTACAGGCTGGGTGAATCAGCAATCAGCGCGATGCTTGATGATTACTCATTTCTCATCAACGCATTGATTGATCTGTATGAAACCGGGTTTGAGTTTAATTATTTGTCAGAAACGATAAGACTTACGGATTATTCACTTAAACATTTCTGGGATGAATCCTCCGGCGGATTTTTCTTTACATCAGATGAAGCGGAAAAATTATTACTTAGACAAAAAGAATTTTATGACGGCGCAATACCTTCGGGTAATTCAGTTTTCGTTTTAAACCTGCTTCGACTTGCAAGATTAACTTCAAAATCTGAGTATGAGGAAAAAGCAAACCAGTTGACTCATTCATTCTCACAATTGATCGATTCAAATCCGGCATCATTTGCCTTCACACTAACAGGGCTTGATTTTGCATTCGGTCCGGCTTATGAGATTGTGATTTCCGCACCGGATGAGGAAAAGTTTTCTGAGATGCTTCGTGTTCTAATACAAAAGTATATTCCCAATAAAGTTATAGTAAAACATTCAGGTAAAGCGGAAAGCCTGATGCCGTATCTTAAATATTTTCACAAGGATGAAAACAAAACATTTGCCTATGTGTGCAAAAATTATGTTTGTGAAATTCCTGCTGACTCACCCGGAAAATTAATCAGTCTTCTTGAACAGGCACCTTGA
- a CDS encoding T9SS type A sorting domain-containing protein, with amino-acid sequence MKLFVVIFLLMLASKLIAQDLLGYREIYTLTENAGATFHLTALGAIWGHDFEISDSFCSYSLRDNQITVPSYNTGPTYGWDNVVLSCIAPNLPPFFGYSIYKVSIAGTRFVFYFDTRDCDYDGSYPCGNDFYLSYNYSLNTLTISTEGTCSDKAVTNNSYINIWDINEKTNPPLVDHFENFWQNCLVLIPSQSGNHPRLVWGPHPTLTDVVGYRVYRKYGTTNFVPIATTDFDEYYYTDTELTLDFVQGGTNAYYYLKAIVIHESESEATNTVVANIDGQSPEKQISSKSIIDDFQINNYPNPFNPSTIISYSIPERSNIQIKVYDILGREIQELVNELKEAGEHNIQFNAESLSSGVYIYSITVSNGNSILFRESKQMILMK; translated from the coding sequence GTGAAATTATTTGTAGTTATATTTTTATTAATGTTAGCCAGTAAATTAATTGCTCAAGACTTACTTGGTTATCGTGAAATTTATACGTTAACCGAAAATGCAGGAGCGACTTTCCATCTAACTGCTTTAGGTGCGATTTGGGGGCATGATTTTGAAATAAGTGACTCGTTCTGCAGTTATTCCTTACGTGATAATCAAATCACTGTTCCTTCATACAATACCGGTCCAACTTATGGATGGGATAACGTGGTCTTAAGTTGTATCGCTCCTAATCTTCCTCCTTTTTTTGGTTATAGTATCTATAAAGTTAGTATTGCGGGTACAAGGTTTGTATTTTATTTTGACACACGCGATTGCGACTATGATGGCTCCTATCCTTGCGGTAATGACTTCTATCTATCGTACAATTATTCTTTAAATACATTGACAATTTCAACAGAAGGAACTTGTTCCGACAAAGCAGTAACTAATAATTCTTATATAAACATTTGGGATATTAATGAAAAAACTAACCCTCCCTTAGTAGACCATTTTGAAAATTTTTGGCAAAACTGTTTAGTTCTAATTCCCTCCCAATCAGGCAATCACCCGCGACTTGTCTGGGGACCTCATCCAACTCTGACCGATGTTGTTGGCTACCGTGTTTATCGAAAATATGGTACAACGAATTTCGTTCCTATTGCAACTACTGACTTTGATGAATATTATTATACTGACACTGAACTTACTTTAGATTTTGTTCAAGGCGGTACAAATGCATATTATTATCTTAAGGCAATTGTAATCCACGAAAGTGAAAGTGAGGCAACAAATACTGTTGTTGCTAACATCGACGGGCAAAGTCCTGAAAAACAAATTAGTTCAAAAAGTATAATTGATGATTTTCAAATAAATAATTATCCAAATCCATTTAATCCTTCAACAATTATTAGTTATTCAATTCCTGAAAGATCAAATATTCAGATAAAAGTATATGACATACTCGGCAGAGAAATTCAGGAACTTGTTAACGAATTAAAAGAAGCGGGTGAACACAACATTCAATTCAATGCAGAATCATTAAGCAGCGGTGTTTATATTTATTCAATCACTGTAAGTAATGGTAACAGTATTCTATTCAGAGAATCAAAGCAAATGATTTTGATGAAGTAA
- a CDS encoding PQQ-like beta-propeller repeat protein has product MKRVILPILLLIILQLSCKENVITPPDNKPQGYQEDLPWPSLADSPWPMNHHDPQNTGRSKFIGPINGNIIWIDSVEYMQASASFINDSLIVIAENNRIKCISLSGTEKWTYNIGTQVFLSPLVTADSMIISGGSSADGKLLAINFDGSKRWELNLGTPIQSSGVNIDKMGNIYVVAGFNLFAVSKEGVIKWILGDHRINPAAASSFSPDGNTIYISALNPSLLAVNTSNGMIKWEFGSASLLASPFVDSQGNIYFIPKPDASNSSNATLFSIENNWNIRWQFDFNVDPSAGFYGATGTIDKEGNIYFAFDTLYALDYQGKLKWKKFLAGTSDAPLICDINSNIYVSAQSMINSEVFLSKYSSIGGELWRREFTHHQVGLSPVIGKNGTIIFIPWRADRIYYLN; this is encoded by the coding sequence ATGAAAAGAGTAATTTTACCAATCCTTCTTTTAATAATCTTACAACTTAGTTGTAAAGAAAATGTTATAACTCCACCAGACAACAAACCACAGGGTTACCAGGAAGACTTACCTTGGCCAAGTCTTGCAGATAGTCCGTGGCCGATGAATCATCATGATCCTCAAAATACAGGAAGGAGTAAATTTATTGGACCAATTAATGGAAATATAATATGGATAGACTCAGTTGAGTACATGCAAGCATCAGCTTCGTTTATTAATGACTCTTTAATTGTAATAGCAGAAAATAATCGAATAAAGTGTATTTCCCTAAGCGGAACTGAGAAGTGGACATACAATATTGGTACCCAAGTTTTTTTAAGCCCACTTGTCACAGCCGATAGTATGATTATCTCTGGTGGTTCATCAGCTGATGGAAAGCTCTTAGCAATAAATTTCGACGGTTCAAAAAGATGGGAATTAAATCTAGGTACTCCGATTCAATCATCCGGCGTTAATATAGATAAAATGGGAAACATCTATGTTGTAGCTGGATTTAATTTATTTGCAGTTTCAAAAGAGGGCGTCATTAAATGGATACTTGGAGATCATCGCATAAATCCTGCTGCAGCAAGTTCGTTTTCACCAGATGGAAATACAATATATATTTCCGCACTTAATCCTTCATTACTTGCCGTAAATACTTCCAATGGAATGATAAAATGGGAATTTGGTTCTGCTTCGCTTCTCGCCAGCCCTTTCGTTGATTCTCAAGGCAATATCTATTTTATACCCAAACCTGATGCAAGCAATTCTTCGAATGCAACATTATTCTCAATCGAGAATAATTGGAACATCAGGTGGCAGTTTGACTTTAATGTAGATCCTTCTGCTGGATTCTATGGTGCAACTGGAACCATTGATAAAGAGGGAAACATATATTTTGCCTTTGATACTCTTTATGCTCTAGATTATCAAGGAAAATTAAAGTGGAAAAAGTTTTTAGCCGGAACAAGCGATGCACCATTAATCTGTGATATCAATTCAAATATCTATGTAAGTGCACAATCGATGATTAATTCAGAAGTATTTCTATCTAAATACAGCAGTATCGGTGGTGAATTATGGAGAAGGGAATTTACGCATCATCAGGTTGGTCTTTCACCAGTTATAGGCAAAAATGGAACGATAATATTTATTCCTTGGAGAGCTGATAGAATCTATTATCTAAACTAA
- a CDS encoding polysaccharide biosynthesis protein, with translation MEQYSDILKKLTGHNYSETFLTNEELTFFSNKKVLITGAAGSIGSGLVKEVSKLNISGLGLLDINESGLVMLKYVIENITTFPVNIFLTDISIESELKKVFESFKPDIIFHAAAYKHIPVLEVFPEQASRVNILGTYNMVKLAGEYKAEKFVFISTDKAVNPVSVMGKSKKKAEILINLIGVSYSTEYIIVRLGNIIGSRGSASEIFTYQIKNDLPVTLTGRYMKRYFMTINQAVCLCIKAASAGKDGQLFIMDMKDQVLISELIKELVAVNSTSDPNLYNVIVADSRNGEKVEEDFMTNEEKSSAIFKDGLYVIDLYSIKNGEEIFDINFYSLNKELNRT, from the coding sequence TTGGAGCAGTATTCTGATATTCTAAAAAAGTTAACGGGTCATAATTATTCTGAAACTTTTTTAACAAATGAAGAGCTCACTTTTTTCTCCAATAAAAAAGTTTTAATTACCGGGGCTGCCGGATCAATTGGTTCCGGATTGGTTAAAGAGGTTTCAAAATTAAATATTTCAGGACTTGGATTACTTGATATTAACGAGAGCGGATTGGTGATGTTGAAATATGTAATTGAAAACATAACAACATTTCCGGTAAATATTTTTCTTACAGATATATCAATTGAATCTGAATTAAAAAAAGTATTTGAATCATTTAAACCCGACATCATTTTTCATGCAGCTGCATATAAACATATTCCTGTCCTGGAAGTATTTCCGGAACAAGCCTCGAGGGTTAATATACTTGGGACATACAACATGGTTAAGTTAGCAGGTGAATATAAAGCAGAAAAATTTGTGTTTATCTCAACAGACAAAGCTGTAAATCCTGTTTCGGTAATGGGTAAGTCCAAAAAGAAAGCAGAGATATTAATAAATCTGATTGGTGTTTCTTATTCTACAGAATATATAATAGTAAGGTTGGGTAACATTATAGGAAGCCGTGGAAGTGCATCTGAAATTTTCACGTATCAGATAAAGAATGATTTACCGGTTACACTTACGGGCAGATATATGAAAAGATATTTTATGACTATTAACCAGGCTGTTTGCCTTTGTATCAAAGCTGCTTCTGCTGGCAAAGACGGTCAGCTTTTTATTATGGATATGAAGGATCAGGTTTTAATCAGTGAATTGATAAAGGAACTGGTAGCGGTTAATTCAACTTCAGATCCCAACTTATACAATGTTATTGTTGCTGATTCAAGGAATGGAGAAAAAGTTGAAGAAGATTTCATGACGAATGAAGAAAAATCGAGCGCAATATTTAAAGACGGTTTATATGTTATTGATTTATATTCAATCAAAAACGGTGAAGAAATATTTGACATTAATTTTTATAGTCTAAACAAAGAATTAAATAGAACATAA